The Arthrobacter sp. OAP107 DNA segment TACCAGGGACCTTTGCAGTCCAATTCCGGCCGCCCCAGATGATCCTTCATCTCTTAGGAGTACATCATGCCTGTCGCCGTCGTCCTCGATTTCCTGGGACAACACAGACCAGTACGACCAAGATATCGACAAAATGGGGGTTGCCAAGGGCGGTCCGGAGCGCCGGGGGACTGACGCAGTGGGTCGCCGCCAGGGCGAACGGCATCCGCGTGGTGGTCATGTGGAAGAGCCGGACGCTTTCGAAGCGTTCGCCCGTGAGAAGATCGAACCCCATCACGGCCGAGGCGGGCATCACCGAACAACCGGAGTGTCGATTTACGAGGTCCACAACTACCTGACCGAGGGTCCGGCAGCCTGACCGCACATCACTTTCGGGCACAACCTCAGCACCAGTTCAAGTCGCTTGGGACGAGCGGCTGCACTTCTTCATATGCAGGGACGCGAGGCGGCGCGTGGGAGTAGCCTCCTTCAATCGCGGTGTGGTGACCGGCTGCTCCATGCCCGACGGCGCTTCAGCGATGTTCATGAAAGCTCACCCGGACCCCGCTACAGCTGGCCGTCAGGCGTTCACCAGGGCGTGACGATGGTTCCGGAGTCTGGACTGGCCTGCCGATGACGGGAAATTTGCGCTGCCGTTGTGGACTGCGCTGGACTGAGTGGGCCGGATTCCGGACTGCGCCGTTTCGCCATGGTGGTCTTTGGTTCGGTCGCTGATCAGGCCGGTGCCGGCGATCTCCCGAAAAAGGAATATGGCGGCGGAAACGGCCTGCTTTGTCGGGTAGGTTCCCGACGTCGCCCACGTGTGGCCGGCGGAATCTACCAGCCTGAATCTTTATCCGCTTTCAGGGGCGGTGAATACTTCGAATTGACCTGCCATGGTTTTTACTCCATCTCTCCCCTCGTTGGGAGTGACGATCAGGGAAACCCAGGCGCGGGCTTTGTTCCGTAACAGCACATACAGGTTTCTGCCTTGCCCTGCTGCAGGAGGCGCGCCGGCCTGGTCGTTTGGACAATGAGGACGGATTCTGCATACCGTCTGGAGGGAAATATCCTAACGAACCCGGTCATCACTTGAAAAGCCGCGCGCCGTTATCGATCCACGATGGCCAACAACAGGTCAAGTCTTCCTCGGCAGGCCCTTACTGAGGGGTCCCGCACTGGCCGACGCTGAGGGTAGCGATCCGGCATCGAATCTTCATATGGGAATGAGGTGTCGGTGGAGGCACTGAGGAAGTAACTGCAGCCCCGCCGCCGGCTGCGCCTGGGCCTCCCGCAATTGGGCTGCCCAGAGCCCAAAGGCCGAATGGCACGTTAATGCTAAGGCTGCTTACTGGTTTGGTTCAGACCCTGCCCCAAGGGGCTAAGGCCTGACAATAGGAGGACTGGTCCGGATGGGGATTCGCCGCCACTCCCGCACCTCCCCTCGTGGAACGCTGCACTTCAAGGGACCGGAGATCATCAGCAAACTTATTGAGAGGTCAATGAATTGGGTGATATATGTAGCAGCAACGGCGAGGCGTGAAAGGGGCCGGGCCAAACAAGCATTGGGATGGGGACATGCACTTATCAGAGAAGATCGCTCCTCGCTATGAGCATCTGAAGAAGATTGCTGATCTGCTGGAATGGGCCGGGGACCTTGCAGGTGCAGAGTTCCTGGACGAAGCTCGTGAAGCCTACGCACTGGCCCGCAGATTCCACAGACGCGCCGACAGCCTGGCCGTACATCCTGCTAATGCTTACACTTCAAAATGACGGGGCTGTGATCACAGGCAAATCAAGCAATCTAAGGAATTGATACTCTGGCATCAGCAGCACGATTTGCGGCAACGGGCTGCTGGTGGATTGCGTGACCGCCGGCTTTCGCTCTGCTCTCCATGACGCCTCCATCGAAGCCACGGACCGAGAGGACGCCAATGCCCTCCGCTGGAAGAATGCTATTCTCGGCCGCCGTTCGACATCGGGCTCCCGTTGACAATACCAGCCATTGGTGGAGGGAGGCCGACCACCGGACTTCCGGTAAGCGACCTCCCGAATGTCTAAGGCATGACCTTGTACAGATCCACGGCGGTCTCTTCCGGCGGTGAGGTGAACCCGCCGTCGATGCCCGCTTGCATTCGAGGCATCAGAATGTTGTCGCGGAACTTCTCCCAGCTTGCCTTCGATTCGTGGATGGCCATGATGGTCCAACCACCGTCTGACGGGCCAGCGGCGTGGAACGTTTGGCCCTCGGGCAGGAGGCCCTCTCCTGGGTGAACTGCGGCAATCGAGGCCTCATATTGTTCCTTGGTGCCTCCGGGGAAGAAGTGCACGATTCCGTATGGTGCGGCGTCCATCTTTGCTCCTTTGCTGGTGGTGGGTGGCCGGTGGACATGCCCAGCAATAGACTTCCACGCTCGGGATGTCAAGGGACTTTCGGTGCACGGTCGACAAAAGAGGGTCGCGTTCGTTAGGTCGAACTCGCCCGGCCCCGGGGGACCAGGTCCGCAGCCGAAGACCAGAGCCTAAACCACCTGTAAGCCCATCCGGATCTGGAGCATGGGTTCGGCCGCTCAAATGATGGGTCCATGGTCGCTATGGCCCCGTGCCAGCACCTGCGGTTCCCAAAGCCCCAGCCGGAAGTTCATCGCGTGCCTGAAGCTAAAGGCCGCCGCACCCGCAGCTTCAGACCGGCCGGGCGCGGAAAGTATTCCCCCCGTTGCACCCGAGCCCGGCGGACACCTCCACCCGCCGGCGGGCCAGTTGTTCTTTCACCGATACTGCGCATTTGCTGCGCGATTCTTGACGCCGACCATGCATCTTGGCTGTGAAGTGTAAGGAAACACGCCATAGGCTGACAGCAATGGGAAGAACGCGCCCCCCGGTAGTCAGGGCCGTGATGCAGCGGCGGGGGCGGGGAAGGAGTTTGGCAGTGCGCAGGGGGGACCAGCTGGATGAGGGAGTGAAGCTGACGCTGGAAGTACAGCACCTCCGGAAACTCGTGGACCAGGCCTCCCTGGAGGCGGCAGAGTCATTCGCCACCGACTACGTTGCTGGCCTCCCCCGGTTCGTTGAACGGGTTGTGCGCACGATTACCGTCCGGGACAAGGATCTGGCACTGGATGCCTCGCTGAGTCTGAAGACGAAATCGTGGCTGGTCGGTGCGCTGAGGATGAACGAGCTGTGCCGTGAACTCGAGTTGGCCCTGGCATTGGCCGACTGGGCCGCTGCATCAACCGTCGCACGGGACATCGAGCTCCACCTTCCGCGCCTGCAGAGAGCCCTCGCGGACCGGCCCCGGTTCGGGCCCCAGGCACGGCGCGCGGGGACAATCCAGGCCGCCGCAACGCCCTGATCCTGAACCAAACGGTCATCGACAAGCGTAGCGGGTCAGATACAAGCCGACAGAGGCCGCCGCCAGTACGGTGGCAACCGGACCTTGCTGGGCGGAACGTTTCAGGAACTGCGGCAAGCCCGACGGTTTCGGGGTTGTGATTGATCAATTCGAACGCGGGCTGGTCTGCATGCAGCTTCCTGAATGCGTGCGGATCACCGCCGCACACCCGGACCATCAGCGGGCAACTCATTGCAACCTTCTCCGGAGAGCCCCGCGGCTTGCTACTGAGCCTGAATAGTGTCGGCTTCATAGACGGCGCCGCGATGACAGACTACGTCAAGGTGGTTCCCGTCACGGCCCTTGCCCTGCTGGGACGGGACCCAGGTGGACCGCGTCGTGGCGAACAAGATTCTGGGGATCAGATCGCCCCGGTGCGAGCCGCTACTTCACAGACGCTACTGAAGCACTTACCTGGCGCCGCGCACAACGGGATGCGGGGCGAGAGGCCTAAGCTGCAAGGCCAGTCCCGCGGCTCATAATTGTGTGGAGCAGGAAACCTGCGAGCGTCTGACGTGTTAATGTGCCAGGCATTCAATTGCCCATCCGGTCCTCAACGGACGGGAAAACCGGAAGGCCTACCCCGGCGCCACCGCTCAGCCGGTGCATGAGTCTGGCGCTATCCTTGGCATGCTCAGCGGAAGGGCCATGCATCTCCTGATGCCATGCCCTGGTTTCACCGCCGGATCAGCCGCGGACAAAGCTACGTCAACCGGCAGGCTTCCGGGCGGCCGGGGTGGAATGAATCAAGCCGCTTGGACTTCCAGTGGAAGGCCAAGGCGCCACTAACGTGCGGCCAGGCGGCTCGGAGTTCATGTTAATGAAATCCGCGCAACTACGGTCGCTATGAATCCTGGCAGGCGAGGCGTTATGCAAGCCCGCATCCGTCAGGCGCCACAGCGGGCTACGCGGCTGCACTTGCCCGCGACCTCCGGCCGCTGGCGCACCAGTGACCAGTTCCCGCGTAGCCTCGACTACTGTGTGTCGCCGTCGGTACCCTTTGGTACTACCGCAACAGCACCGGATCAACCCTCTACCCCGCATCAAAACCGGAACCGGCTGGTCAACCGAAGCATCGCCGGTAGGTGGGCAAGGCAGTGACGGGCACCTTCGGCCATCATTTTGCAATCGTCCGGAGGATCCGACGGGCCACCAAGCGGTCGATACCAGGAAGGGCGGTGCCCTGGATGGTCCATCGGCGCACGAGGCGCTGAGCCCTGTTGGCAGGCAGGAATGCCGAGGCCGCACGTCGGCCGGACGCCTGCGCCGATTCCACCACCGGCCGCCAGCGTTGCTCGAACGCCAGAAGCGCCGGCGCGATCGCCTTGGGCGATTCGACGGGAGCAAGAATTTCGGCGAGGAGCGTGGCGCCGGCGATCGCGAGGGAACCGCCCTGCCCGGCGAGGAGCGACACAGCCCCGCTGGCGTCTCCGGCGAGGACGGTGCGCCCCTTGTGCCAGGTTGGCATGACGATTTGCGCCACGGTGTCGTCGTACGGTCGCTCCGGGCAGAGTTCGAGGAGCCGATCGACCGTCGCGCCCAGGCCAGCGAATTCGCGCCGGAGCCGTTCCCGAAGCAACCCGGAGCCCGGTGAGTCTGGATATTCAGGCGAATCCTGGTAGACGAGGAGCGCCGCTACCTCATCCGTGCGGAGACCATAAAGCCCTGCCGTACGGCCAATGCTGTCGGTCAGCATGAAGCGGTTCCCGATGCGCGCGCTTAGCTCGGCGTCAGATACGATGAACGCCGCAGCCCTCATACCCAAGGAACGCAGAAACCTGGGTTCCGGACCGTACAGCTCGGCCCGGACTTCGGAGTGAATGCCATCGGCTCCAATAAGGACGTCCGCTCTCAATGTGTTGCCCGACGGACTGACGGTCACCTCTGCATAGTCCTCACCGGCGCGCACCTGGGTGGCACGGGCCCCATAGTGGAGCCGGACGCGGTCAGGCGGGACATCGTCAAGGGCGGCCAGGGCAGTGCGTTCCATGTCGGGACGCAGAAGGCTCAGAACCTTCCCTCCGGCAAGGCGCGCGAATCGGTGATAATCAAGGCGAGAGGTTGCCCGCCCAGCCGGGTCAACGTACTCGACGGCCTCGACGTCGTACGCCACCGCCTCAAGGCGCGGGTACAGGCCGATCCGGACCGCAGCCTCTACTCCCGGACCAAAGAAGTCCATCATGTAGCCGTCAGGACGAGGGCCGCGGGATTTCTCCACAAGCTCAACCCTCCAGCCGGCGAGACCTAACTGCCTGGCGAGGACCAGGCCGGCGATACCAGCGCCGACCACAATCGCCTTCATGTCGTTCCTCCTTTGAACGGCCATTTACCAGGAGGGGATGGCAGATTGCGGTGCAGACCGCCTGACTGCCTTTCCCTGACGGCTTCCCGGAGAGCTGCATAACAACCTGTCAAACTGAACGGCGGAACGCAACGCCAGGTTTTTGCGGGTTCGTCGCCATGCCTGGTCTTGCGGCTTGGCCGGGAGGGCCAGCCCAGGCGGGGCCAGAGAACCGACTACCGGAAGAGGTTGTTGTTCCAGCCTGTGCCGACGATGGTCCGTGCGCCCAGGTGCCTTTGCTGAAGGGGTAGTGGGCGAGGCGGCCGTCGACGAGCCGGGTCATGAGCCCGTGACTGCCTGTGCTCTGAAAGCCGTCCACGGCGGTGATGGTGTTGATGCTGTTCCAGCCGGTGCCTACCGTGTGCCTGGTCCCGGAGACGAAGCCACCGGTCCCGGTGGAGCGGTAGAGCACCATTCTGCCGTCGCTGCGTTTGGCCAGCAGGTCCTGTCCACCGTCCTGGTCGAAGTCGGTCACGGTGACGTACAGCCCTGCCCAACCGACACCGGTCTTAATCCGGGGCGACATGGATAGTCCGCTGCTGTTGCCGTAGTACCAGAGGGTTCCGGCGGCGTCGTAGGCGAGGATCCCCGGGGTACTTGTCGGTTTTGCGCCAGCGACCGACTGTGAGGTGGTAGCTGCCCCAGCCGATACCGATAGGCCGGGCGGCGGCGAAGCCGCCGCCCGGCCTTCCGGCGTAGGTGTGATGTTGAATCAGCCATCGGTAAAGGGCGGTTACTGCACCGGCTGGCAGCGGCGCGGACAAGTTGGCAAAGGAGCGGGCATCAGTGGTGGTGTGCAGGTAGGCTGCGCAGGTCCCTGAGCTGGCGAGGTCAGAGGAAACGGCGGCACTGCCTGTGCCTCCGGTCGTGGACGTGAATCCCTCCAGCTTCCCGGGTTCGAAATTGTTCGCCATTACCGCTGTTCCGGGGTAGGTGCCGGCAGGAGCAGGGGTTCCTGGCTGGCACGTGGCAGCATGGGCCGGGACGGCTCCCAGCGCCAGGGCGCACATCAGGGAGGCGGCAGTGCCTCCGACAACTCCACGCCTGAACAGGTGATTTCATCATTTTGCGCTCCAGCCATTGGGGGGGCTCTTCCGTCAGCACCGGGCAGGACCCGGTCTATGTCGTTATCCTTGGTCACCTGTCCCCGGGTACGGCGGCATGGTGCTCTGGGCCGGACCTGGGGGTGGCCGGGAACCACGAAAGTCTCAACGTCTCGCTTGTCGTCGTGCGCGGGTGCGGTCATCATCGGTCCCCGTGTGCGTGTTCGGGTTCGGTGATGAGCTGTTCGGGGTCCCAAGGCGGTTCGCTGGCCATGTCTACCCCGGTTCCGGTCGCGGAGCGCGGCGTGACGCTCACGTCGGCGGCTGGGACGTGTGCCTGCCGGCTGATGCCCTCGCGGACGCTTTCGATGGTTTCGTCGCCCAGTAACGGGCCGGTGTAGCTGATGGTGAGCTGCCCGTCTTTGGCTGTGGTGTCGTAGTTGCCGAGGGCGTCGGAGGCGATGCCTTCCCGGTCCACGGCGGACGACACCGCGGCCGGGTCGGCTGCGGCAACGGAGAAGCTCAGGTCGTGCACCAGGACGGGAAGGACGTAGAAGTTCTTGACGCCCAGGTTGCCGGTGTCCTCTTCGGTGGCTGCCCTCACGATGGTGCGTCCATCGTCGGCAGTGGCCGTTGCCGGGAGGGCTACAGTGACTTCCGGGACCATTTGCTGGAGCACGTCGGGTTCGAGGACGTCCGGGGAGACGGCTGAAAGGATGGTGTGGTTGGCGCCGGCTGCGGTGTCCAGCCGCTTGCGGATGCCGGCGGTATCGGCGCCGGGACCGGTTTGGACGGCGATGACCACCCGGCGGCGGACCATGAGTCCGTCATAGCTCACCACGGGCCGCCCGTTACCGAGCTCCTGGCCTTCCTCAGCCTGGGCGAGAACCCGGTCCGCGGTGCTCCCGGCCGCCGCATTGCTGGCCTGCACGGCGGGCGCCGGGGTTGCCGCGGGACCGGTTTGGACGCCGCCGGTGCAGCCGGCCAGGGCCAGCGCGAGCACAACGCAGGGGATAGCGAGAAGTCTGCTTTTCATGTCAGGTACCCGCCGGGTAGGCCAGCTTGTACTTTGAGGCGAAATATCCTTCGGGTCTGGTTTCGAGCACGGGTTTGTCGGCGGTGATGGGGTCGTTGTTGCGCGGGTCGCCGACGGCGAACTGGATCATCATGTCGTGGTCTTCATGGACGAGGTTGTGGCAGTGCACCATGTACCGGCCGCCCTCGTGCTCGCCGGTGTCGAACTGCATCAGGACCGTGACGGATTCGTTTTCCCCAGTGTAGAAGACGTCCTTGGCGCCGGCCTCCCAGGCGAAGGGTTTGCCGCCGTTGGTGTTCCGGGCGATGATCTTGCCGTCGATCAGGTGGATGTGCAGGGGGTGGAACCAGCCGCCGGACTCGTTGACGATGGTCCACTGTTCGACCTGGTCGCGCTGAGGGTTCCCGAAGGTGCGCATGAAACCGGATTTTTCGACGTCGTCCCAGGTTTCGCCGTTGATGGTCCATTCCCCGCCCTGGCGCTGGACGCGCATGACCCGCTTGGCCACCGCCATGTCAGGGGTCAGGGACATCGGGTCCAGCCCGCCCTTGGCTTTCCGGGGTGAACCGCCGTTATCCAGCATTGTGGGGATGGAACTGAGGGTCCGGGACCCGGGCTGGGCGGGGGAATCGGCCACGACCTGGAACTTCATGACCTTGCCGGTGTTGGCGAAGTTTACGTTGTTCTTGTTGCTCAGGTTCCGCAGCTCCACGCTCTGTCCCGGCTTGTACTTCCGGAAGTCGATCAGCACCTCGTACCGTTCGGCAGTGCCCTGCCGCCAGGATGACACGGCCTGGACCTTTGGCACCATGCCGCAGTCCGTGGCGACCACGTAGAAGGGGGCGCCGTTGGAGAGGGCGAAGCGGTAGGAACGGGTGATGGAGCCGACGAGGAACCGGAACCGGTAAATCCGTGGCTTGACCTTCATGGTGGGCCACGGCACGCCGTTGACCATGATGATGTCGCCCCACAGCCCGGCGTGGCCGTTGTCGTTGTAGCCCAGGGACCCGTCCGCATTGAACATCGCATCCGAGACCATGACCGGCACATCGAACTCGCCCTGCGGCAGCTGCGCCTGCTCGTACCGGTCCGTGAGCGCGTAGAACGCCGCGAGCCCCGAATAGACCCCCTGGGCCGTGAACAGGTGGTTATGGTCGTGGTACCAGAGCGTCCTGCCGGTCTGCCAGTTCGGATAGTGGTAGTTCTTCACGTTTCCCGGGGCGGTGCGGTCATTGGCGTACCCGTCGTACTGCGGCAGGGAGGCCGAGCCGTGCAGGTGCGTGACCGTATTGAAGGGCGCCGCGTCCAGCAGGCTCTTCGCGGGCAGGCGGTTGCTGATCCGCACCTCGGACCGGGTGCCCTGCGGAACCCTGATGGTGGGACCGGGAAAAATTCCGTTGTACCCGGCCAGGGTCGTCGACAACCCTGGGACGAAGTTCGCCTTGCCCAGCTTCTGCGTCAGGGAATACTTCGCGAACGGCTGCCCGTCCGCGTCACGCCCGGTCGAGTACGGTACCAGCTCCGGCGGCCGGGCAAACGCTCGAGCGTAGGGGAGCGGCATGTTCTTCGCCGCCAACCGGCTCGGCGTGGTGAGCGACCCCGACGTCGAATCCTCGCCCCCGCCCTTCCTGGCCGGCACCCCGGCCAAGGCCGACCCGGCGTTCATCCCGCCAAGGGTGACAGCACCACCCACCAATCCCAGCCTCAACAAATCCCGTCGAGTTGCCATGGCTTCCTCCCCAATCTCCGTGTCCAAAATGAAGCGAGCCGGCCACGTCCCCTTCATGAGGCGCGCCTGATTTCACTGCCTGTCCGCCCGGCCGGCGAAGCGGCCTGGAATGGCACCTGCACCAAAAGTTGCTTTGGCGCAACGAAATCAGGATGGTGCGGCGTCCTTAAAAAAACCTTGGACTCCCACAAGTCATCAACTTCCCGCCCACCAGAACAGGTGGGCTCAGGGAGTCGTCACCGGGACATAGGCGATATCCCGGTGGTCGCGTATCGCATCCCGGCGGGGAGACCATTCCCCTGCCGGGCTGCCTGCCACGCCCTTGGCTGTGGTTGAGCCCTGCCTGCGGTTGATACTGGGGGCGCATTCCCTTTGGTCCCGGCAACGGCTACGTCGATGGTGTGCGCTGCGGTTAGGAGTGAACAATGAAGGACCCCAGGTGGAGCCGATAGCCACCGGTGGGGGAGGACGCCCGGAACTACCCACAGCCCCTTCTTTTAGTCCCTGACCAGGGCCCTCTCCTGCCCTTACGTTTTCCTTTTGCGGCACCGCCATGCGTTCGAATCCATGGAAGTCGGTGGAGCCTCGTTAATGCGATGAGAAGATCGCGAGGTCGAACAACGGGGGTGGGTGTCACGACGTCGGATAGTGTTTCTCCGATTGCTTCGTTACCTTCGGCGATCTCTGGCAGCAGGTGCAAGAAGACGCAGGCGACAGCCAAACTATCGCGGAGGATGCTGTGTATCGTTCCGGCACCAGTGGAAGCGCCCCTGAGTCCTGGGGCGGCCAGATGGAGTACGGCCAAAACCAACGTCGGGGACGAGAGCCCACAGCACACTGTGCTGAGGCCTCTCGTCCCATCATGGGCCGGCTCTTCCGTCCCTTGTCGTTCTGACACTCTCAGGCCCGCGCAGCACCCCTGAACCCTCGTGTTCTTTGCGCTTATATCCTCGATCAGCCGATACTGGACGGCATGGGCAGTCCACCAGAGAACAAGCTATACGAGAAATCGGACCTGGACGCGGTACTGCGGGCCTCGAGGGTGTTTGTCGCCGTCGTGGCCCAGTCGATTGCCGAAGTTGAGGACCTCGTCACCCCACCCCAGTGGCGCGTCCTGATTCTGATCGCGACACGCGGTCCACAGACCCTTGGGGCAGTGGCAGCAGACTTGGGAGTACACCCTTCCAATGCCACACGCACAGGAGACCGGCTCGAAGCCGCTGGGCTGGTCTGCAGGGAGGGAGACCCCGTGGACCGGCGTTCCCTCCGCCTCCGGCTCACCGATGAGGGACGTTCACTGGTTGAGCGCGTAATGTCTCACCGCAGGCACGCGCTCAA contains these protein-coding regions:
- a CDS encoding FAD-dependent monooxygenase; protein product: MKAIVVGAGIAGLVLARQLGLAGWRVELVEKSRGPRPDGYMMDFFGPGVEAAVRIGLYPRLEAVAYDVEAVEYVDPAGRATSRLDYHRFARLAGGKVLSLLRPDMERTALAALDDVPPDRVRLHYGARATQVRAGEDYAEVTVSPSGNTLRADVLIGADGIHSEVRAELYGPEPRFLRSLGMRAAAFIVSDAELSARIGNRFMLTDSIGRTAGLYGLRTDEVAALLVYQDSPEYPDSPGSGLLRERLRREFAGLGATVDRLLELCPERPYDDTVAQIVMPTWHKGRTVLAGDASGAVSLLAGQGGSLAIAGATLLAEILAPVESPKAIAPALLAFEQRWRPVVESAQASGRRAASAFLPANRAQRLVRRWTIQGTALPGIDRLVARRILRTIAK
- a CDS encoding multicopper oxidase domain-containing protein gives rise to the protein MPLPYARAFARPPELVPYSTGRDADGQPFAKYSLTQKLGKANFVPGLSTTLAGYNGIFPGPTIRVPQGTRSEVRISNRLPAKSLLDAAPFNTVTHLHGSASLPQYDGYANDRTAPGNVKNYHYPNWQTGRTLWYHDHNHLFTAQGVYSGLAAFYALTDRYEQAQLPQGEFDVPVMVSDAMFNADGSLGYNDNGHAGLWGDIIMVNGVPWPTMKVKPRIYRFRFLVGSITRSYRFALSNGAPFYVVATDCGMVPKVQAVSSWRQGTAERYEVLIDFRKYKPGQSVELRNLSNKNNVNFANTGKVMKFQVVADSPAQPGSRTLSSIPTMLDNGGSPRKAKGGLDPMSLTPDMAVAKRVMRVQRQGGEWTINGETWDDVEKSGFMRTFGNPQRDQVEQWTIVNESGGWFHPLHIHLIDGKIIARNTNGGKPFAWEAGAKDVFYTGENESVTVLMQFDTGEHEGGRYMVHCHNLVHEDHDMMIQFAVGDPRNNDPITADKPVLETRPEGYFASKYKLAYPAGT
- a CDS encoding VCBS repeat-containing protein; the encoded protein is MSPRIKTGVGWAGLYVTVTDFDQDGGQDLLAKRSDGRMVLYRSTGTGGFVSGTRHTVGTGWNSINTITAVDGFQSTGSHGLMTRLVDGRLAHYPFSKGTWAHGPSSAQAGTTTSSGSRFSGPAWAGPPGQAARPGMATNPQKPGVAFRRSV
- a CDS encoding MarR family transcriptional regulator, with the translated sequence MGSPPENKLYEKSDLDAVLRASRVFVAVVAQSIAEVEDLVTPPQWRVLILIATRGPQTLGAVAADLGVHPSNATRTGDRLEAAGLVCREGDPVDRRSLRLRLTDEGRSLVERVMSHRRHALNDVVERMKPDDRRMLETALSAFAEAAGEMPDEAMSAALGLG